The DNA sequence ggaagaatggtcaaacattcccatagacacacttctaaaccttgtggacagccttcccagaagagtggaagctgttatagctgcaaagcgtgggccaactcagtattgaaccctacggactaagattgggataccattaaagttcatgtgcatgtaaaggcaggtgtcccaatgcttttggtaatatagtgtatatttgatttttagttttgttatttatttcaaaaatacaattttttgcttGCCAGCTGAGGTTTAACTGGGGAGCCCCGTAATGATCAGATTCTTAAAGGAAAAGGCAACTCAGAGAGAAATAACACAAGCCACTGATTTTAAAAATGAACTCTTTTCAGCATAATAATGTAAATAACAGCAAAGACTCCCAACTTCCAAAAACAATATTTGTTATTCTCTGCAGATAAATCAGCTAGAGGAAGCAAAATTTTCCAGAGGAAGCATTCCTCGAGCCCATAATTTGCAACTGCACAATTTCCAGTGGGGCTCTCAGTTGGAGATTGACACATTGTGGTCCAGAtaggcttttttgagcttgaaTAAATGCAGGGGCGTCAAACTGGCAACCCTCCAGCtgctgtgaaactacaagtcccatcatgcctctgattgtaggagtcatgcttgtaactgtcagccttgcaatgcctcatgggacttgtagttttgcaacaactggagggctgccagttttaCACCTGTAGCATCAAGATTTGGAGTCTTAAAAAGGAAGGTACAATTGTGTGCTTATTCAGGGTATGCTGGGTGACCAGAGCAATTTAGAACTTGAACAACTAAAATTTGCAGCAGTGCAATTGTGTCAGTGGAAGAGGGGTTGAAGCCAGAAGAAAACCTGCCTTTCCCTATACATTAGAAGGCACTGTCCCTACCTACAATATCCTGCATACACTTCCTTTCTGAGCAACACTTATGCCACAGTCAGTGCGGTTTAAAAAATGGCTGCCAAAATCTTGCAGGAGTGCTGTGTCCAAAAAGGCACAGGTTTCCCAAACATGGCGTTGGAATCATAGAAGACAACACACAAATCCATGGTAGGGTTCCATCCCGTATTAGTAATAGGGCTCGTGTTACTGCAGCCCAGCAGGGGCAACTATCCAGGGTAATTGAAGTAAAAAGTGTCCTATATAActttaagaaaaaagaaagaaaatgaattgtatatatatatatatatatatatatatatcaaaccttttttggttttggatagagtaagaaagtGTTAAAACCCGTTTATTTTGTTAGGGAAATTATCCTTCACTTTAACCAAAGGTGCAACAGGATGTTAGAGGGAATCTccgaacccagatagcaaggataatttgACACAAATTTGTGACAGTGTTAAAttataagtctgttaacttgctacacattttcactggcaagctgtacacttgcagagcacttgaagcacacatTGTAGTtggcacttttccaatttgtagcaaatttgcatggcaagtctctagcaagagcaaagttgcagtgggaaatctacagcaagagctctgcaagtcacagtgacccatGGGGTGGGATGGCTATCACATAACATAactaaaccagaacttgcagcagatttgcagaatgtttgcaaaggaaattgatctggagtcatcagcagcttagcaagtcattttcaaacttggggcacaattgcttgctatctgggaatgtGAGAGAAGTTTCCCATTTAGACAGTTGTGCCCGCAATACGTGTTCCCCACAACATAGGTTCCCACATGGGTTTCCACATTCTTTCTTGATGTTCACGAGTACAAATGGGAATCCCATTCCAAGAGGGAAACAGAAAGCAATTAAAACTTGACAGATAGTCTATTTTTTACCCACTCTCTCCAAAACCTATAAGAAAATGTTTTTCCTAGAGCTACACTTTAAATACATGTGAGATCTATGAGTGCATTTAAGAGCTTCACTATGTCAAGTAGTATATCATGTAAAAAGATTTTGCATTGTAAAATTGGTTGTTGAAAAGTGTTGTTGACATGTTTTAGGGCAAGGGTCTTTATTACAAACTATCCAGCCAAGAGGTAAAAATTCATAGTCCTACTGCTTCTTACAAAGCTCAGATACATCAGCAGGACATTATCAAAGGCCTAGGATAATAAAATCCTCACGGGCAtacagcagcctttttcaaccagggtgcccaggaaacttggggtgccttgaggtttcttcagagaTGCCTTGGTAAAAGGTTTCTTCAGAGAtgccttggtaaaatgcctaaaaattacccaaaaattatatacaagccagcatgtggatgaagcctgccttttagttacacaaagccacaggttttcattgtgcaccattacaactttctagctgaccaatggcatcatcagttgatgtgaaggatgtcagtcgcctgcacagcatccttgtatcCCCCTCTCCATCAGCGTTGGAGTCACATTAGCTaaatgatggagaaaaactgagagaGAAGAGTAACATtggcatactagtcagtaccagtttgcaaacgtGTATTTGTTTTGGAAGCATAAATCCCCTCTAACGTTGAGTGTCCTACATatatggatgttgctgcattatgtaaaactattagaatatattttatattttagaatggggtgcctcaagaatgTCCATAATTtctaaagggtgcctcgagattgtccataatttttaaagggtgccttcactgaaaaaaggttgagaaacactggcatacaGTGATGACATCACATGGTTCCGATTATCCTATCACTATCAATGTTATCAGTATCCTTTTACACGTTGCTGTGTAAAAGGACCTCTCATGAGCCTTGCAGCTCATGGGTCACTGGAAATCTCATAACGTGTGAGGACATTCAAATATCTACAGCAGTAAAGCGGGTGGCCAGGGTCTTATCCAGTCTCATGGCATTTGGTCAGAGCTTCCATACCTGTAATGGTTTTATTACTGTTTATAGGAATAAAATGTACGAAAAATAAAAAGAGCCTCTCTTCTCAAATATATATGCAAATCTGTatgttttacatgtacagtatctcacaaaagtattttttaaaatattttattacatctttttatgtgacaacactgaagaaattacactttgttacaatgtaaagtaatgggtgtacagcttgtataacagggtacatttgctgtcccctcaaaataactcaacacacagccattaatgtctaaaccattggcaacaaaagtgagttcacccctaagtgaaaatgtccaaattgggcccaattagccatttttcctccccagtgtcatgtgatttgttagtgttacaaggtctcagttgtgaatggggagcaggtgtcttaaatatggtgttatcactctcactctctcatactggtcactggaagttcaacatggcacctcatggcaaagaactctctgaggatctgaaaaaaaaaatgttgctctacatgaagatggcctaggctataagaagattgccaagaccctgaaactgagctgcagcaaagtggccaagaccataatgcggtttaacaggacaggttcctctcagaacatgcctggccatggtcgaccaaagaagttgagtgcacatgcctagtgtcatatccagagattgtctttgggaaatagatgtatgagtgttgccagcaatgctgcagagattgaaggggtgggggtcagcctgtcagtgctcagacaatatgctgctcactgaatcaaattggtctgcatggctgtcgtcccagaaggaagccttttctaaaaaaaaagtccgcaaacagtttgctgaagacaagcagactaaggacatggattactggaaccatgtcctgtgatctgatgagaccaagataaacttatttggttcagatggtgtcaagcgtgtgtggcggcaaccaggtgaggagtacaaacacaagtgtgtcttgcctgcagtcaagaatggtggtggaagtttcatggtctggagctgcatgagtgctaccaacactggggagctacagttcattgagggaaccatgaatgccaatatgtactgtgacatactgaagcagagcatgatcccctcccttcagagactgggctgcagggcagtattccaacataacgaccccaaacacacctccaagatgaccactgccttactaaagaagctgagggtaaaggtgatggactggccaagcatgtctccagacctaaaccctattgagcatgagtggggcatcctcaaaggaaggtggaggagcgcacggtctctaacatccaccaaccccatgatgtcatcatggaggagtggaagaggattgcagtgtcaacctgtgaagctctggtgaactccatgtccaagagggttaaggcagtgctgaaaaataatggtggccacacaaaatattgacactttgggcccaatttggacattttcacttaggggtgtactcacttttgttgccagcggtttagacattaataactgtgtgttgagttattttaaggggacagcaaatttacaccattatacaagctgtacactcactactttacattgtagcaaagtgtcatttcttcagtgttgtcacatgaaaagatataataaaatatttacaaaaatgtgaagggtgtactcacttttgtgagatactgcatatggaAGACAATTTATGGAATTGTACGTAAACGTTCACTATATTCATATAAAAACAGTATAACATAAATATTAAGGTTTAGGCTTCTGATACTGAATAGGACAGAACTGTAAATATGTACTATTGCTTGATTGCtatgtatttttactttttttatggcTTACCCAAAGCTCAGAGCTTATTTCTAGCTCATAGCGTACAGTGTGCTGGCAGTGCTCTGCTCTCAGTTTTCAATCTGATACACTAAGTAGGGCGTAGACCATATCATATTACCTAGTGCTCAAGCTCTCTCTGCAGCAGGGCTTAACAAGATAAGAATAAAGGCACAGAATGTACAAACACCAACTGTACTGTACAAGAGACAGGAAACCGACATATGCAATTTATATAATAAACTGAACTATAGTTCTAGATATGCTTTGTCACTCTATATGGTCATTGGTCTACAAATAATGATACTAATATCTATACTGGTTATAATTTAAACAGGAATATGGGATAACAAAGCATACAGAGATTATTTTTTATTGTACTGAACTGAATAAAAATTCATTACATTCATGGCACCAAACTAAACAGACATGCTAAACTTTTTGCTGTTGTTTAAGTCATGGTTTAATGCAAATAACTGAGGCAGCATAcactgaaaaatatataaatgaataagaaTAATCCTACAGCTGAAGTTAATGTAGAGTCATAACAACAGCAAAATAATGCGTATTGAAATGATACAAAAAAATGAACTATAATTTAAATATACGAACATGTTTTGAACAGAACAGACTATTGACATATCTCTTGCCTTTCTACTTCAACACTTGCCAGATTTGTGCTGTGTTTATCACTGCGATGTGATTACACTGAATCTTACATACTTTAATGACTAGgaatgaggcaaaaaaaaaaaaagacttttttgaaCATATGCAAACATCTTTTAAAATGAATTATGAAAAATGCATGTATGATGTTTAGAAATACATATAATATTATTAGAACATTTTGTAATTGGAAACACACTAACCTCCATATACTATATGCCTCCTTAACATTGCTATATCTAAAACTAATTTATGTAAGTAATTATGGCTATCACATTGTTGCTAGCACAGTATATAACTGAAACTTAGTAAACCTATTCTATAGGTAATAAATATACTGAATGTACTGAAGGCAGATACTAATCCTCTACCAAACACTGAGCTCTAACCaagtgttaaaaatatatatggacCACCTCATATAAATAGGTAATGATTTTCATTTTAGGTTTACCCATTTACAGATCTAGCTACCAATGTATTTTGGTTAACCTGTTAAATCAGTGCAAAAATACCTGGAAACAACCAGGCATGACTAGGATCCAACATATCAAACGATGTAAAAAAATAACATGAAACAAGATGTACAATAATTACGgtttcatagcaaaaaaaaaaaaaaaaatcatcataaacATTTTCAAATTACTATAAATGATACTTTGTCTTGATTCTCGCCTATTAAATTTGCCATCTACTCTACACTTGCAATTATTGACAAGAAGTTTGCCAATAATAATATTTAACTTGCTTTAATCTCTTTGCACAGCAAAGACCTTTGTAAATATATCTAGATCTTaacagagtaaaaaaaataaaatatccttaCCAACTTGAAtgactttaacaaaaaataaacaggCTTACTGAATATGTTAAGGCATAGAGAAATGTGCAGTGTGTAGTTACCCATAACAACTATTGAGCTGTAATCTTTCAGTGAGTGTTCTTGAGAGATGAAATGTGGTTGCTGGGAGCTCCTGCACATTATTACTGTTAGCATTGCCTTATAAAGCCTCAAAGGCATTTTCTTTCACTTTATGAACATGTACCTGTATAAAATAAATTTAGTTAATGAAGTTAAAATTAAGTTGATTCTACGTATGAATGGAAGTTAATCTTCCTTTAATATTTTGACAAACTGATCCTTCAAAAATATAGCGTCCACTGGGATTTGTTTTCTATGATATATTACTTTGCTACATTAATCCCTACTCCTGCATTGCTGAGATATATTTTAATAAAGCACAAGACTGCCTTCATTTGATAATGGGGCAGAGGATGACTATCATGAACACAAGTCCTGTAAACGTACAACTATTCCCAGAGCTAAAGAATACAAACTGGTCTTCCTAAAACAGAAGAATCCCTAGTAAACAAAAACAGGCATACAATATAAATAACCATTTAAAGTCAATTCCTGAATAATTCATTGGGTTTCTGTATGTGCTTGTAGCTAGTGAAGTACATTCATTCCCCTTATTAAATATTTGATTTACAAAGGCATTGGTTTACACAAGCTGTACGTGTTAAGAGTCACTGTTGCTTTTTATGCCAATGGTGCAGACTGACTGGTGAAAAGGATAAGTAGGCCAGGTATTATACCTTAGGAATGAAAGGGGCATCTGAAAAGACAGAGTTGATAGAATCTGAGTCAGACTTTGATCTGCTGTTCTTTAAGATGCTCTCTGCTGTAAGATGTTCATTGTTAATCAGTCTGACTTTTCCATTTTGGCCTTTCTCTGTCCCCTTGACAGGCTCCAAAAATACAACCCGTTTTCCAGTGCTGGACTTCCTTTCAGCATGGGGCTCATGGGACGGTGTGGCACTTATGACAGAGGAGTGGGCACTGCTTTGGTTTTGCTTTCTTTTATGTTTCCTTGATCTACACCAGCATCGGCAGGGTGTGAGATAAAGATAGAGAAGGACCAAAACTATACTGACTACACAAGCAGCAAGTGTAGTAAAGGCAGTGTTGAATGCCTCATGTGCATGAGACTTGTGACTGGTAAAATTGCCTACTGTTATTCTAATATCTATGGTTTCATTAATCTGTTTTACTTTGTTTTTTGCGATGCATGAATAAATTCCAGAATCTGCAATTTGGGCATCTTCAATTTCAAGACTCCCATTGTAAAACACTCGGAAATGCTCAACTGTGGTTTCTGGTTCTAATAGTCTGTTATCAGGGCTTATCCACATAAATTGAGTGTTAATATCGATAATCTTGCTGTCACAATGTATCACCAGTCTTTCTCCAACCTGAGCCTCATACAGCAGACCAAATGCATGATATGACCCATTTACAGTACTTTCAGAACAATTGAGAAAACTGTCTTGTATAAGAGGAATTTTTTTAGGCTCAGACAGTAAAGTACAGACATAATAGGTTTTAAAATCCACTACTGGACTAAACTGTCTATGATGCCAAAAGTTTAGCATTGTGTTCAGATGGCAGTCACATAAAAAAGGGTTTTCATGAAGGTAAATGCCACTAAGTTGCCTTGCTGAGATTAAGCTTATTTGCTGAACAGGCACAGATTGCAAGTTATTATGGGATATGTCCAACAATACAAGTTCTGTGAGTTTACTTCTTCCAGAATACAAGTCCAGTGGGAAATGTGTCAGTGCATTGTAGCTCAGATACAATTTCTGCAACTTGTGGAGACCTCCAAAAGCCCCAGAATCCATATGAGTCAACTGATTGTTGTAAAGCAGGAGAACTTCTAGCATTTTAAGTTCTTGAAAAACTGGATTGCTCAGCGTCCTCAGATGATTGGAGGATAAATCAAGATGCCTCAAATTCGGGATGGTGGAAAAACTACCACTAGAGATGCTGTTAATAGTGTTATGATTTAATATCAAAGTGTGCAATTTCTCAAACAATACAGGGAACCAGTCCGGATCCAGAAAACTTATTTTGTTGTAGCTTAAATCCAGCCTTCGAATAAATTTAAAAACTGCCTTGGGCACCATAGACAAGCTCTTGTTAGTGCAGCTTGCAATATCACTGGCACAGATGCAACCTTGAGGACACACCCCGGGAGGTGCACCATCAACATTGCTGATAATACACAGCAAAAACACATAGGCAATGCTTTTCCATTTCATGTGGATGTTCCCAAATTCCATAGACAAAAAAGGACAAAAGAAAAACATCATGGCTTTGTTTTTCAGAAGGTACCAAGTGATGCTTGCAAAACATGCACTCAATTCTGGAGGTATCTTAAAGGAACATCTTGCCACAAATGTTTTCCTTGCGACTACATTCACCTGgccacaaaaatttaaaaaaaatgagtttagTCAATGCAATGTAAACTTCAAGAAATCACATACTAAACTATGAACTATAACTGCATGAAATCATAATCACAATCAGAAGTTAATGCAACACATCAAACATGCAGGGAAGTTTGAAATGAAGAAAATATTTCAATCAAACACACACTTGCAATATTAAGTAGAAATATTGATATATTAGAAATGTTAGGTACCTGTTATTTCATAACATTCGCTAGCTGATGCTTGCATGTGGACAAAGAAGTCCTCTTTTCTGACCTTTCTTTGTCTTCCTTCATTGCCactatgtattctgacagcagggaagtttCACAGGCAGAAGAGAAACAGGTTTGCGAGCTGTGCTTTGTATTATCCTGTCTGATCAAGGCTGCTTGCCTTCAAGAGAAGCTTATTTGTGAGCGGAGCCTGCCCAGCCTCTGTTCACctgtgcactgtgattggctgcagtcaGCCTAGAGAAATATACAAAGCTCACTGATGAGAGCACAGACAGCACAGATGCTGCTGCCTATGTCTACAGGCACTGGATCCcattccacacccccccccccccctcccttcgccAGCAAAACCTATGATGTTGTATGTATCCCACTCTCGCCTTTCATTCTGTTCACTTAAAATGTTTGCATATTGTGAGCAAATTCCATTTCAGTTACCCAAGGGATGTATTGTTCAGACTTCAGTCTTGCCAAGCGTGAAGAACCTTACTGCTATTGCACGATAAGAAGAGGAATTTCCATTATCACCAATCACAGCTTCTTCTTACAGCTACCCACCTGAAGTGGAAAACATTTGCAATATTTAAAGAAGCATGAGTTGGTATCATAaaggcttagaaaaaaaaaaaatacttattttttttgtcacttGGTGACCGTATCAAGAGATTCTGAAAATCTCTGACTACATAGCAACAGCACATACCAGATCTATTACCCTGGAGAGGTACCGGCACACAGCTAATTGCACATCAGAATAGAGTCTTCCGTTCCAAATCTGAAGCATACGTGCATAtgtgagctttttttttatttcagtaaatCAGCCACtgtaggaaaatatgcatgtataaTCAGTTTAATAATACATCACTATTGATCATATGGTGTGGTGTTAGAATATTGTGCAAACATCATAAGGGGCACACATTCTTAGTTTTGCTATGGTGACCATCAACATTTGTTGATGTTTCTTCCACTTTCTCAGCATAGACTTGCAACTATCTATGGCAAAGTATTTTTTGTGCAtctttttaaagtgtttttgatgtgtttttcatATGTTTTCCATGTGTTCATGCTTTACAATTGAAGTCTGAGACTAAAAATATATTATGTGGCACCTAAAGAAGTGCCTCCACCTTTTTCCAAGTTGCATAGAAGCTTGTTGCATAGGTGTGAAAAAGCCTCCTAGGCAAAAATGGGATTGCGCTTGTGCATGTCATCATTATACAAGGTTTACAAAGTAAGCATGCCAGAATGCAAgttacagaaaaaaatcagcaagtCATTACATAAGGCACAATGAGTACAATATAGATCTAGGGAGAACGGTCAGGTTCACAACATAATAAATTAATTTATAGAAAGGGTGTACAAAGTTTTCCCTATGTACTGGCAGTGACTGGCAGGCTCAAGATATATCTGCTTCAGATGTTCAAACATTAGTTCAATCTCAGTGATCTAATAACATGTACAGGGTAATACAAGGGTCAGCCTTTTCCAAAGTAGGCAGAGGAAGAAGAGAATGATTCAAGTGAACTTGCATTTCATGGCTGCAATATCAATATCAATTATATCCAGGCATTTGTGACTGACAGTTTTGCAACTAGAAATATGTAGAATACAATTGAAAGTGTTCAGGAATCTACTGGCTCATTTAAAAGAGCTGTGAATACATTCTTGGGGATGAAGATCATGGTAACAGAGTGGATCAGTGCATGAATTCTCATCCAAAGGAGTCTGCTTTTGGGGCAAGTCCATCAAATGTGAAACATAGTGCCTATTTGCCCACATCCTCTTAACATAGAGGAAACGTAGAGAAGAGGTCCCAGGATAAATTTTGGCAAGTATAATGGGCATCAGATACCAATAAGAGAGGATTTTTATAATTGACCCCTACTGTTGGTACATTCATTATACCATAATATATCTTGGTGGTCAAAGAATTCCAATCCTCCTTGGCCAAGTCTGTGGGGCAGCATGGTAGTAGTCActctgttcttcctttttttttgacTGTATGAAGAAAGTATAAAGTTTGGCCTAAGTGAAATATTTCTGAGGGGGCATTTTGGGCCATTGGATGAAAGGATCTTGGCATCATGCCCCTGTGGTCAAGGAACTGGCTCATTTGTATCCACAGTTTAAATTGCTGAGGTTGTAGATCTGGGGGAAATGGCAGGTTTCTTAACAATGTAGCCACTGGCATATATATAGATTTAAAAGCTTACAAGAGACATCTCACAGATGGAATAACAAGGGGCATTCATTTGTCCCTACAGGAGACATCTCACAGATGTAATAATGCTgggcataaaattgtcctgcactCTTTTAAAAGGTATCAACATTAGGAAATCTATGGGGTGGGGTCTATCCACTTGAGCTCCAAGGGTTACCCAATCTGGTATAGGAGTCAGAATAGATCTGTAACAGCTGAGTCAGTTGGTCCATACAATAATATTTCACATAGTTCAGGACCCCTAGCCCACCCAAAGCTTTAGGGGCATATATTCTCTTACATGCAAACCTACATCCCCTGGGACCCAAATGGATTTCAATACATGGGTTTGGGAGCCTTGTAGGTTAGTAAGGGGGATGTTAGTAGGTAAAGTAATATAGCATTTTTGGTAACAGGGCCAACATTTGATGATCATGCAGATGTGGGCCTTGTGACAGTTTGCATCTAGGAGCAAGCCCTGTTGGAGTGCATTAAAAAAATTTAACTAGAGTGGACACCAATTGTGGGGTGAAATTTGATAGTTTAACATGATTAAACAATCTGGGCCTGGTgtcttgtcacgtacctggtggagatcaagctgtagaaggggcttctcttgcacctcttgttCAACACCCCTGGTAGAGCTGACAGGGAGTGTAGGACACAGATGGCACCAGCTGAGGC is a window from the Aquarana catesbeiana isolate 2022-GZ linkage group LG03, ASM4218655v1, whole genome shotgun sequence genome containing:
- the AMIGO2 gene encoding amphoterin-induced protein 2; the encoded protein is MMFFFCPFLSMEFGNIHMKWKSIAYVFLLCIISNVDGAPPGVCPQGCICASDIASCTNKSLSMVPKAVFKFIRRLDLSYNKISFLDPDWFPVLFEKLHTLILNHNTINSISSGSFSTIPNLRHLDLSSNHLRTLSNPVFQELKMLEVLLLYNNQLTHMDSGAFGGLHKLQKLYLSYNALTHFPLDLYSGRSKLTELVLLDISHNNLQSVPVQQISLISARQLSGIYLHENPFLCDCHLNTMLNFWHHRQFSPVVDFKTYYVCTLLSEPKKIPLIQDSFLNCSESTVNGSYHAFGLLYEAQVGERLVIHCDSKIIDINTQFMWISPDNRLLEPETTVEHFRVFYNGSLEIEDAQIADSGIYSCIAKNKVKQINETIDIRITVGNFTSHKSHAHEAFNTAFTTLAACVVSIVLVLLYLYLTPCRCWCRSRKHKRKQNQSSAHSSVISATPSHEPHAERKSSTGKRVVFLEPVKGTEKGQNGKVRLINNEHLTAESILKNSRSKSDSDSINSVFSDAPFIPKV